A window from Spirochaetales bacterium encodes these proteins:
- a CDS encoding SH3 domain-containing protein, which translates to MNAIKPILFVSIIVILMQGCAPKAARETSTTDDRTSADGEAGGMASGTCAVSGKITEDQVRVRNIPTLNAEIVGNLGLGEEVTVFCRTGERYEVYNLKDYWYLIKRKNGLAGWTYGHYISMEEGAPDRLPVHGVDYSDEIRPEDKRWAGEYGVFKIINRHKFPDSYITALRGSVIAIALEDEFVFSIGFHPDIGQKDVFIIKSQKKIEEFEWRYPEGDSGYRFNLGFVNNYVVLTGEHKTGNEVLTYEIYYTKKE; encoded by the coding sequence ATGAACGCGATTAAACCGATTCTTTTTGTTTCCATTATAGTCATACTGATGCAGGGCTGCGCGCCGAAGGCGGCCCGGGAAACCTCAACCACAGATGACCGAACGTCCGCAGACGGAGAAGCGGGCGGCATGGCTTCGGGAACGTGCGCGGTTTCCGGAAAAATCACGGAAGACCAGGTGAGGGTGCGGAACATCCCCACCCTCAATGCGGAGATCGTAGGAAACCTCGGCCTGGGTGAGGAGGTCACGGTCTTCTGCAGGACCGGCGAACGCTATGAGGTCTACAACCTGAAAGACTACTGGTACCTCATCAAGCGGAAGAACGGCCTCGCGGGCTGGACGTACGGCCATTATATTTCGATGGAGGAGGGGGCCCCGGACCGTCTTCCCGTTCACGGTGTCGATTACTCGGACGAGATACGGCCGGAGGACAAACGATGGGCCGGCGAATACGGGGTATTCAAGATCATAAACCGGCACAAATTTCCGGACAGTTACATCACCGCGCTACGGGGGTCAGTGATCGCCATCGCCCTCGAAGACGAGTTCGTCTTTTCGATCGGGTTCCATCCGGATATCGGGCAAAAGGATGTTTTCATCATCAAATCACAGAAAAAAATCGAAGAGTTCGAATGGCGTTATCCGGAAGGCGATTCCGGGTACCGGTTCAACCTCGGCTTCGTGAACAATTACGTCGTTCTGACCGGCGAACATAAAACAGGAAACGAAGTCCTCACCTACGAAATCTACTATACGAAAAAGGAGTGA
- a CDS encoding ankyrin repeat domain-containing protein: MKRKLRNYLVLSLIISTWFPGCVSQGNGSTGNDTGEFEIAVLPPAVSEHTTRKDADAFDSALLSYLAESPVFKVVPRERLKPFLDELGTDASEGYTEEVYARINEALGPDLIATVSLDITRKPARHVSARCSLYLASAADFEICGSSTSTALIDADTVMRTLVENLEKNRAHIAKRLETAKKTARKETHKKTALYPKKDVTDPAKKMPDTPFTDIETGEPYRISGLEGKIVVLAVFTDKNMFVWETALLDRVGKIYPEVKVFLGFKNTDINRIERILRKRPAPCPVVDVTALCENWPGRDAAAIESRNHLITRKGFLAVSFGELVSSSLGMRDFLASKIEPYMPEGFVKNDVPLSFVETAETNDVELMKKTYTAGTEVDAFEGLYAPLHYAAMHNNLEMAKFLLDKSADMNILSFHNNGPPLSFCASDEKIGITELLLERGANPFLRDYRGKTPYEAAMETGQAKTAGAYTAHLGDLLFLAGERLAYGEIVKRNIRPKMKPDYPFPCSKQHHNACFGFAVKHLYQYMTGEAIDVDGAEKKIGKSRDDLWDYAMMTDLADLYGLAYTWEDSANSLFASLIRGEPAAIQYRYKQGGSWIGHYVAVYSFDEKGVWASESIANKLVRIPYGEVFDESGTRTLYPFFSISRK; this comes from the coding sequence ATGAAACGTAAATTACGGAACTATCTCGTACTTTCACTTATCATCTCGACATGGTTTCCCGGGTGCGTGTCCCAGGGAAACGGAAGCACCGGAAACGATACGGGGGAGTTCGAGATCGCGGTCCTGCCCCCGGCCGTCTCCGAACATACCACGAGGAAAGACGCGGATGCCTTTGACTCCGCCCTGCTGTCGTATCTCGCCGAAAGCCCGGTCTTCAAGGTCGTTCCGCGGGAGCGGTTGAAGCCGTTCCTCGATGAGCTGGGCACCGACGCTTCGGAGGGCTATACGGAGGAGGTTTACGCGAGGATAAACGAAGCCCTCGGGCCGGATCTCATCGCGACCGTCTCCCTCGATATCACCCGGAAGCCAGCCCGCCATGTTTCGGCGCGCTGCTCCCTGTACCTCGCCTCGGCGGCGGACTTTGAAATCTGCGGTTCGAGCACTTCCACGGCCCTCATCGACGCCGATACCGTCATGCGGACGCTGGTCGAAAACCTGGAGAAAAACCGGGCTCACATCGCAAAACGCCTCGAGACGGCAAAAAAGACGGCACGGAAGGAAACACACAAAAAAACGGCCCTGTACCCGAAAAAGGACGTGACCGATCCCGCGAAAAAAATGCCGGACACCCCTTTTACCGATATCGAAACGGGCGAACCATACCGTATAAGCGGACTCGAAGGAAAAATCGTAGTGCTTGCCGTATTTACGGATAAAAACATGTTCGTCTGGGAGACCGCGCTTCTCGACCGTGTGGGGAAGATCTACCCGGAGGTGAAGGTCTTTCTGGGATTCAAAAACACGGATATAAACAGGATCGAACGGATACTCCGGAAGCGCCCCGCCCCCTGCCCGGTCGTGGACGTGACGGCATTGTGCGAAAACTGGCCCGGACGCGATGCCGCTGCCATTGAAAGCCGGAATCACCTCATCACGCGAAAAGGATTTCTCGCCGTATCCTTCGGCGAACTGGTAAGCAGTTCGCTGGGAATGCGCGATTTTCTCGCCTCGAAAATCGAACCCTATATGCCGGAAGGCTTTGTCAAAAACGATGTCCCGCTTTCATTCGTCGAGACCGCGGAAACCAACGACGTCGAACTGATGAAAAAAACATATACGGCGGGGACGGAGGTCGACGCCTTCGAAGGGCTGTACGCGCCGCTCCATTATGCCGCCATGCACAACAACCTCGAGATGGCGAAGTTCCTTCTGGACAAATCGGCGGACATGAATATCCTCTCGTTTCACAACAACGGCCCCCCCCTGTCGTTCTGCGCATCGGACGAAAAAATCGGGATAACGGAGTTGCTTCTCGAACGGGGGGCGAATCCCTTTCTTCGGGACTACCGTGGAAAAACCCCGTACGAAGCCGCCATGGAAACCGGACAAGCGAAAACCGCGGGGGCGTATACAGCGCACCTGGGCGATCTTTTGTTCCTTGCCGGTGAAAGACTCGCGTACGGCGAAATCGTAAAGAGGAATATAAGGCCGAAAATGAAACCCGATTACCCGTTTCCCTGTTCCAAACAGCACCACAATGCCTGTTTCGGCTTCGCTGTCAAACATCTGTACCAGTACATGACCGGGGAAGCGATCGACGTGGACGGGGCGGAAAAAAAGATCGGAAAATCGCGCGACGACCTGTGGGACTACGCCATGATGACGGACCTGGCGGATCTTTACGGCCTCGCCTACACATGGGAGGATTCGGCCAATTCATTATTCGCCAGCCTGATACGGGGAGAACCGGCTGCGATCCAGTACAGGTACAAACAGGGCGGGTCGTGGATCGGCCACTATGTCGCCGTCTACTCGTTCGACGAAAAAGGTGTGTGGGCATCCGAATCGATCGCGAACAAACTCGTCCGCATCCCCTACGGCGAGGTGTTCGACGAATCCGGGACGCGGACCCTTTATCCCTTTTTTTCCATTTCGCGGAAATAA